Proteins co-encoded in one Erinaceus europaeus chromosome 2, mEriEur2.1, whole genome shotgun sequence genomic window:
- the LOC103116721 gene encoding haptoglobin, with translation MSPLGAVVTLLLWGQLFAVDVGNEVTDTADDNCPKPPTIPNGYVEYSVRYQCKPYYRLRSDDGVYTLNSEKQWVNKVLGEKLPECEAVCGKPKNPVDQVQRIIGGSLDAKGSFPWQAKMISHHNLTSGATLINEQWLLTTAKNLFLGHTDKAKAEDIAPTLKLYVGRRQLVEIEKIVLHPNSSKVDIGLIKLKKKVPIDERVMPICLPSEDHLKLGRVGYVSGWGRNANLMFTDRLKYVMLPVADQKQCIEHYEGSTVPEEKKEQSPVGVQPILNDYTFCAGLSKHEEDTCYGDAGSAFAIHDEDQDTWYAAGILSFDKSCQVAQYGVYVKVPLILDWVKETIASN, from the exons ATGAG TCCCCTGGGAGCTGTTGTCACCCTCCTGCTCTGGGGGCAGCTTTTCGCCGTGGATGTTGGCAATGAGGTCACGGATACTGCAG atgACAACTGCCCAAAGCCCCCCACAATTCCCAATGGCTATGTGGAATACTCAGTGCGCTATCAGTGCAAGCCCTACTACAGACTGCGCAGTGATGATG GAGTGTATACCTTAAACAGTGAGAAGCAGTGGGTAAATAAGGTCCTCGGAGAGAAACTTCCTGAATGTGAAGCAG TATGTGGGAAGCCTAAGAATCCAGTGGATCAGGTACAACGGATTATTGGTGGATCGCTGGATGCCAAAGGCAGCTTTCCCTGGCAGGCAAAGATGATCTCTCACCATAATCTTACTTCAGGGGCCACACTGATCAATGAGCAATGGCTACTGACCACAGCTAAAAATCTCTTCCTGGGTCATACAGATAAAGCCAAAGCAGAAGACATTGCTCCTACTTTAAAACTCTATGTGGGGAGAAGGCAGCTTGTGGAGATTGAGAAAATAGTTCTCCACCCTAACTCCTCCAAGGTAGACATTGGGCTCATCAAGCTCAAAAAGAAGGTGCCCATTGATGAGAGAGTAATGCCCATTTGCCTACCTTCAGAAGACCATCTGAAATTGGGGCGTGTGGGCTATGTGTCTGGCTGGGGGCGGAATGCCAACTTAATGTTTACTGATCGGCTGAAGTATGTCATGTTGCCTGTGGCTGACCAAAAACAGTGTATCGAGCACTATGAAGGCAGCACAGTGCCtgaagagaagaaagagcagagcccAGTGGGGGTGCAGCCCATACTGAATGACTATACCTTCTGTGCTGGCCTGTCCAAGCATGAGGAAGATACCTGCTATGGTGATGCTGGTAGTGCCTTTGCCATTCATGATGAGGATCAGGACACCTGGTATGCAGCTGGGATCCTGAGCTTTGACAAGAGCTGTCAGGTGGCCCAGTATGGTGTGTATGTGAAGGTGCCCTTGATCTTGGACTGGGTGAAGGAAACTATTGCCAGCAATTAG